CCGCCATGGTCACCGGCGTCGCCGTCGTCGGCTACCTGCTCCACCGGTACCTGCTGATAGACCTCGGCGTCGTGACCGATGAACAAGTGACGGAGAGTGAGAACACATGAGTGAGCCCACACGACAGGACGTATCGGCCGACGACCGCACCGAAGAAACGGACATCGTCCGGGACCGGCAGACGCTCGAAGCGGAACTGGAGGTGCTGCGGGAGGAGAACCGGCGGTTGCGCGACCGGTACGCCCACGCGAAGCGGGCGACGTTCAGACGGACCGCAGTGGGATTTTTCGCAGTCGGCGGGCTGTCCCTCGCGGCGGCCGTCCTCTTTCCGGCCCTGCAGACGGTTTTCGTCGCCTTCGGCGGAACCGGCGTGTTCGCCGGTCTCGTCACGTTCTACCTCACGCCCGAACGGTTCGTCGCGGCGTCGGTCGGCGACGCGGTGTTCGACACGCTGGCCGACGTCGAACAGCGCCTCGTCACGGAACTGGAGCTCCAGACGGAGGCGGTGTACGTCCCGACGGCGTCGCGTCCTGGAGCGAACGCGCGCCTGTTCGTGCCACAGCACGTCGAGTACGAGGTGCCGGACGCGTCGCGGCTGGGTGAGCTGTTCGTCACCGGCGACGTGCAAGCGGAACAAGGCATCTCCCTTCCACCGACCGGGGACCGGCTGTACACCGAGTTCGAGCGGACGGTGTCGACCGAGCCGGATGACGACCCCAGAGCCGTGGCGACGCAACTGGCCGGCGCCCTGGCAGAGCAGTTCGAACTCGTCGACGACACGACGGTTGAGACCGACGGCGAGAACGGGACCGCGTCCGTCGCCGTCGACAATCCCGCCTTCGGCGACATGCACCGACTGGACCACCCGGTAGTGTCTCTGCTCGCTGTGGGGTTCGCGACGGCCCTCGACCGGCCGGTGACCGTCGAAACGCGCGACGACGACCGGTTCGACGGGGTCGTGACAGTCTCGTGGGACGCCGCCCAGTCGTCGGTGCGGTCCGGCGACCAAGCGACTGCAGCGACACCGGCTTCGGAGAGCGCATAGGCGGCTCGGGCGTTACTCGAACTCGCCGGTCGTGCCGCCGTCGCCGACTGCCGGCTCAGGCCCGGCGCCGTGGTCGGCGTCGGCCCCCGGCGGCGTGATAGACTGCAGGATTTCCTCGAGGACCGCGTCCGGTCCTATCTGACTCAGTTCCGCGTCGCTGTTCAGTATCAGCCGGTGGCGCAACACCGGGAGCGCCATCTCCTTGACGTCGTCGGGGATGACGTACTCCCGGCCGTCCAGACGAGCGGCCGCCTTGGCCGTGTTCTGGAGGGCAATCGTCGCTCGCGGAGAGGCCCCGTGGACGACGTTCCGGTGGTCCCGCGTCGCGTCGACGATGGAGAGGATGTACTCCTTGACGCTGTCTTCGATGTGCGTCTCGGGAACCACGGTCCGGGCACGCAGGAGTTCGTCCCGGGAGATGACCTGCGAGATAGCGTCCGCGTCGAGTTCCGGGTCCGCGTCGAACCGGTCCAGAATCGCGCGCTCCTCCTCTGAGTCGGGAATGTCCGTGACGAGCTTCATCTGGAACCGGTCGCGCTGGGCCTCGGGGAGCCTGAACGTCCCCTCCATCTCCAGCGGGTTCATCGTCGCAACGACGGTAAACGGCGTCGGGAGCTCCAGCGTCGACCCCTCGATGGACACCTGCTCCTCCTGCATGGCTTCCAGCAGCGCGCTCTGGGTCTTCGGCGGCGCGCGGTTTATCTCGTCGGCGATGACCAGGTTCGTAAACACCGGCCCCTTCTGGAGTTCGAACTCCCCGTTTCGCTGGTGGTACACCGTCGTGCCGGTGATGTCAGCCGGGAGCAGGTCGGGCGTCATCTGGACCCGGGAGTGCTGGAGGTCCGTCGCGTTGGCCACGAGCGTGGCAATCGTGGTCTTGGCGACGCCCGGCACACCCTCAAGGAGCACGTGGCCGCGTGTCAGCATCGCAATAGTAATGTGGCGAAGAACGTCCTCGTTTCCGATGAGAACGGTGTCCGTCTCCTCCCTGAGACGGTCGTACAGGACCGACGGATCAGTCATTGCGTTGACGTTCGGTCCGCTGTTTAATAACGGCTTCCGTTACCCGCTGTATTTGTTCGCGCTCCCAGTCCGGGTGCCGGGCGCTGATGTACTGCTCGATGCTGTCGCGGGACAGGCTCGGTTCCGGTGCCGGGTCCCGACCCCAATAGTCCCTGAGTCGCTCGTCTAGGCGACGGTCGACGGCGAGCAACGTTCCGACCAGAACGACGCCACAGAGGAGCAACAGCGCGTCCGACCGCTGGACGGCCAACACGGCGGCGGCCGCCGGCGGGAGGCTGTCGGCGTGTGAGTAGTCGAGCAGTGCGCTGTCGTGGCCATCGAGGAGGTTCCGGACGAACCGACGGTTGTCACCGCGTTCGAGCATCGCGTTCACGAAGACGCTGGGGTCGCCGACGGCGACGACCCGTCCGTCGCCGACCGACTCGCTCGTGGCGACCGGCCGGGAGGCCAACCGCTCGTCGTTGTCCAGCTCGGCGTCCCCGTCGGTGTCGAGGTAGGCGTACTCGGAGGTGGTGACGAGCGGCGTGGCGTCGCCGGCCCTGACGGTCGTGCCGTAGTTGAGGACGACGGTATCGACGCCCGCCGTCTCGGGGTAGTCGCCGGCGGGCGTCGCTTCCGGGAACGAGGCGTTCCGGTAGTAGTTGCGGTTGTCGTACACCGGGCGGCCGTCGAACCGGGCGTCGGCACCGACCGCCGCGAGCAGCGCGTTCCCGTGTGGTCGGTAATCCTCGGCGACGACGAGCGTCCCCCCGTTCCGGACGAACGCCGCGAGACGTGCCCGTTCGCCCGACGTGTACGGCTCGGTCGGCGAGAGGACGACCGCGACGGTGCCGTCCGCGTCGGCCGTCGGATACTGGCTCACGTTCGTTCCGAGTGTCACGCTCGCGCCGGTGTCGGCGGCGACGGTCCGGAGTTCGCCCGCCCCGTCCCACTGGGCGTTGTACGCACCGAACGCGGCCGAGGACGTGCTCGCGGCGTAGACCAGCGCGATAACCGTCAGGGCGGTGTAAGCGGCCAGCAGTAGCTGCGGGAGACTGAGCGACGGCAGCCGCGAATCGCCGGAAACCGGTGTCGACGCCATCAGACCAGCCCCGGAGGGAGGATTTCGAGGATACGTCTGATAACCACGTAGGCGAAGCCGGCCAGCCCGAGCCCGATGAGCCACCAGAGCCGCCGTCGCCAGCGCGGCGACACCACCTGCGGCGCGACCAGTTCGACGGTGACGAGGAACCCGATGAGCGAGACGACGAAGAACAGTTCGAGCGTCAACGCGTCCAGCAGGGTCAACACGAGGACGGTGCCGAGCACCCACGCCAGATGACCGTAGATGAACTGCTGGCGCTGTCGGGTCGCCATACCACGGCGTTGGCTGCCGCGGACAGTCAAAGTTCCGACCGGCAGCGAACGCCGTCTAGCGACCCGGCTCAGTCGTCGCCGTGCCGTCGCGGTTCCCCCGCTTCGTCGGGCGTCCGCGTCCGGTCACCGCTCGGGAGCAGCGACACCGGGGAGGCCGTCAGGTACGGCACCGTCGCGACGAGCGCACCGAACAGCGCGAGCGAGACGCCGCCGACGAATATCGCCGCGAGGACGGTCGGGGGCGTTCGTGCGGAGAGGCGGAAGCCGAAGAAGACGAGCCAGCCGGCCCGTTCGAGAGCCTGTAACGCGAGGACCGACAGGCCGAGAGCGAGAGCCGTCGCCGGAACCGCGATGCGGGCGATGTCCGCCAAGACCGTCCGCAGGACCCGCCACTGGGTCGCCCCGGTCGAGCGGTGGATACCGATGGCCTGTCGGCGCGCGTGGACTCCCTGCGCGAACGTGGCGGTAGTGCTGCCGACGGTGCTCAGCGCCGAGAGGACCACGAGGACGCCGAGAATCAACTGGACGTTGCCGAACACGCCCTCGACGGAGCGTTCGATGGGCGTCCCGGCGGCGTAGGACCCGCTGCTCGCCACGGCGGAGGCGAGTCGGCGGTCGCCGGTCACCGTGTACGCCGTCGTCGCGAGGGTGGTCCCGTTGGCCGTCACCCGGTAGGTGTACGTCCCGGGCTGGCCCCGGCCGCCGTCGGGCGAGAACCGCGTCTGCGTGGCGTTTCCGGGCGGCATGTAGACGGTCCGGTTCCGGGAGACGCCGGGGCCGACGACGCGCACGTCCCGGACGAGCGGTTCCTGCCAGGGGTTGGCGAGGCCGACCCTGAGCGTCGGCGTCGTCAGGACCGACCCCGAGGAGGGTGAGACGGACACCTCCCCGTACAGTTCCCGCTGGGCCCCCCGGACCACCTGGATGTCGTGTGTCGCCGTCTGGTCGCCCGAACGGGCGGTTATCGTGTAGTTCCCGGGTTCGCGCGGCAGGGGGACGACAGCGACGCCGCTCGCCCCCGTTCTCAGCGACGGCCCGTTCACCGTGACGGTCGCGTTCGAGACGCGGTCGCCGGTCTTCGTGACCACGGGGACCGAGAGCCCCGACCCGGGCGGTGCCTGCGACGGGAGCTGGTCCGGAATCTCGATGGCGTTCGGGGAGACGACGGTCACCGAGTGGGCGTACTCCCCGGCGGTGGCGTTCCAGGTGCCCAGTGCCGACGTCTCGAAGGAGACGGTCCCGGTCCGCTCCTGTCCCGGCGGGACGGCCACCGTCGTCGTTTGCCGCTCCCCCCGATAGCGGACTGTGACCTCTCGGGTCGCCCGCTCGTTACCGACGTTTCGCACGGTGACGGAGAGATTGACGGTGTCGCCGCTGACGACGCGGGCCGGGCCGGAAATCCCGGTCACGACAGCGCCCGAC
Above is a window of Haloarcula sp. DT43 DNA encoding:
- a CDS encoding AAA family ATPase produces the protein MTDPSVLYDRLREETDTVLIGNEDVLRHITIAMLTRGHVLLEGVPGVAKTTIATLVANATDLQHSRVQMTPDLLPADITGTTVYHQRNGEFELQKGPVFTNLVIADEINRAPPKTQSALLEAMQEEQVSIEGSTLELPTPFTVVATMNPLEMEGTFRLPEAQRDRFQMKLVTDIPDSEEERAILDRFDADPELDADAISQVISRDELLRARTVVPETHIEDSVKEYILSIVDATRDHRNVVHGASPRATIALQNTAKAAARLDGREYVIPDDVKEMALPVLRHRLILNSDAELSQIGPDAVLEEILQSITPPGADADHGAGPEPAVGDGGTTGEFE
- a CDS encoding DUF4350 domain-containing protein, with protein sequence MASTPVSGDSRLPSLSLPQLLLAAYTALTVIALVYAASTSSAAFGAYNAQWDGAGELRTVAADTGASVTLGTNVSQYPTADADGTVAVVLSPTEPYTSGERARLAAFVRNGGTLVVAEDYRPHGNALLAAVGADARFDGRPVYDNRNYYRNASFPEATPAGDYPETAGVDTVVLNYGTTVRAGDATPLVTTSEYAYLDTDGDAELDNDERLASRPVATSESVGDGRVVAVGDPSVFVNAMLERGDNRRFVRNLLDGHDSALLDYSHADSLPPAAAAVLAVQRSDALLLLCGVVLVGTLLAVDRRLDERLRDYWGRDPAPEPSLSRDSIEQYISARHPDWEREQIQRVTEAVIKQRTERQRND